A segment of the uncultured Desulfobulbus sp. genome:
GGAAAATAACTGCAGATTTCCGAGACAAAGGTTTCTGGATTGATCGGTTTTTCAATATACCCGGTGGCACCGGCGGCCAGAATCTGTTCTCGATCACCGACCATGGCATAGGAGGTAACAGCGATTATAGGGACCTCACTCAGCTCTTGATGACGTTTAAGCTCGGTGGCAACCGCATACCCATCCATGCCCGGGAGTTGAATATCAAGAAGAATTGCCAAAGGAGTGCAGCATAATGCTGTCTCCACCCCCTTGTTTCCATCCATGGCGCTGAGGATAGTAAACCCGCTTTTTTCAAGAAGAAACTGCATCATGTAGAGATTCTGTGCATTGTCCTCAATAATAAGCAGAGGTTTTTTCATGCATGCTCCTCCTGATGTGGGTCACGGGTACCCTTTTGAGGCAAAACAAGGGTGAATGTTGATCCCTGTCCTTGAGTACTGGTCACAGTGATTGCCCCTCCCATCTGCCTGGCTAAACGCTGGCAGATAGCAAGGCCAAGACCTGTTCCTTCGTGTTTTCTTGCAAGCCCCGATTCGACCTGATGAAAAGGATGAAAGATCCTTTTGAGCTCCCTCTTTTCCATGCCGATACCCGTATCTTTAATGTTCAGGATAACTGTGTCTCCCTGGTCCTGGCATGTGAGAAGAACCGATCCTTGTTCCGTGAATTTAATCGCATTATTCAATAGATTAATAAGGATTTGTTCAAAGCGTCGCTTATCAGTATTGATACTCCCCAGACACTGCTCTCCTGGAAACTCAAGCATCAGCCCTTTTTCTTCGGCTAAGGGACGAACCAAGCTCAATACATGCAAAAGCACGGAATGCAGCTCAAAGCAATCAAGGCTGAGTTCAAGCTCTCCAGCTTCAATTTTGGAGATATCCAAAACATCATTAATCAGCGACAAAAGATGCCGTGAGCTTTTTTGCACCATCCGCAGCTGCTTATTCTGCTCTTCGTTCAGGGGACCGGCCAATCCCTGGACCAAAATACCCGTGAAGCCGATAATGGAATTTAAGGGAGTGCGCAACTCATGGGACATGGTCGCCAAAAAGGCGGATTTGGTTCGATCGGCTTCCTGGGCTTTTTCCATAGCCCGGCGCAACGTTTCGGCAGCACGTCGTTCTTCGCTGATATCTTCGAGTATGGCCACAGCCCCGTCTTTTGGATTACTTTCGTCAAAAGCACGGAGACTCAACCGAGCCCAGAAGACCGTACCGTCTTTGCGGGTAACCTGCTGGGAACGGCGGTGGGTTTCACCACGAGCAAGCTGCGCATAGACCTGATAACTGGCTTGCTCAAAGGCCTGTTGGCTCCCATACCACATGCGTGTGGACATACCGATCAGCTCATCATAGCCATAGCCCGTCATCTCTGTCATTTTTGGATTACAACGGACAATGACCCGATCACGCAGCATGATGATGCCCACCCCTGCAGATTCAAAGATGGAAATCTGCTCCCGCGTGATTGTGGCGAGCTCGGCCGTACGCTCACGGATACGCGCCTCCATATCCTGGTTGACTTTGCGCAGTTCACGGGTTCGGACGTTCACCTGGTATTTGAGGAGTACGCCGCCCAAAAGACTGAAGAGTAAAACGCCAATCCCAACCCCACCGCCAATTTTGAGCCAGAGAGGCCAATGAAAATTGACCTTTTGCGAGGTCCAACGAAGAACCGACTGATAATACAGGGAATTGGGATTAGATTTCAGCTGAGATAAATAGCGATCTAGAATGGGTAGGAGATGCTTGGGGTCCCCTTCAGCAGCGGCGTAGTAAAGGTCCGAGGGCTCAAAAACCACGCTCGTGTCTTCCAGCCCGTAGGCACGGCCATTCATCATGCCGTAAAAACGGTTGGTCACGGCGACATCAGCCTCCCCCTTCTGAACACGCTCAAACATGGACTTATAGTCCCCGACCTGAATCAGCTCACATTCAAGAGCAAACCCCTTTCGCAGCCGTTCAAAGGCGGTTTCCTGAATTGAGCGCTCAAGCACCATGATCCGTTTGTGATTCAGATCGAGGATCGAGTGGATCTTGTGTCCATGAGGCGCATACACCTGAAACCAGGAAGAAAGAGCCGGAACCTGAGGAAAGGCGTACAGCCTATCGCGTTCTGCCGAATAGGCCATATCCGGCATGAGATCTATCTCTGCGTGTTCGAGCCGGTCTAAATTTTTGGCCCAGGTGCCAGAGAGATATCTGAGCTGCCAGCCTTCTTTACGTGCAATTTCTTCGATTATATCGACAAAAATTCCGGCAGGTTGCCCATCTTGAGTAAAAATTTTAGGTGGGTTTTCATAGAGTCCGACACGCACCACCAATGGTTGTTCTGTGGCCAAGGCTGTCCCCGTGCAAAAGAACACACAGAGCAGAAGCAACACAGGCAGACACCCATGATGAGAACGTACAGTTGAAAAGATCATACAGAATCCCTCGTGGTAAGGGTTTCCAGAATGGATGCTAACGGATTCAGCTATCGGTTTGCAGAGATCAGGAATTTACCTAGTGTCGCATTATGCATACTTTGCAAGACAAAGGCAAATGGAAACACGTTAGACAATTGAAAAACAAAGGCGATTTCAAGATGTTATTCGCCTGTAACCCTTGAGAATACTCTTTCATGGACACATTTCCTGTTTCAGCAGACAACAGGAAATACGGTGCAGTGGAGCACCATCTTTGGCGTAGGCAATATTATCAGGCTGGAGGAGTTTATTCATCACGCAACCCTCGGGAATTGTAAGAGGAAAAAAACGATCCTCATTGAGCCCCGAACGGTGGAGCAGCTGGTTATTGTGGATCTCATAGGAATGGATAGGATGGTCTTCACAGAGTGGGCATTGATACACTCGACCGTTGGGAAAAATAAAAAAGTTTTCCGCTACCATCCCTGCGCACTGAAACAACTCATCAGGCTCGAGGTACACTTTGGGATAGGTCACGTGAATACCACGGCTTGCCGCATCTGCTGCCACCTGGGGGACCACGGAAAGCCACTGCTTGGGATCCACCTGCCAGTTGCGCTCCCCTTCGGGTTTTGTTTGCGCGGGGTTTCCCCTAAGCCCGATCACCTGGATAAAAAATCGGCGAACACCCAACTCTTCAAGCAGTGCGGGCATACGATGGAGTTGATCGATATTGAGCCCGGAGACTGTGTAAATAAGGCTGGTATTGAATCCAAGCGTCACTGCCTTTTTCAGGTTTTGAGTGCAGATATCAAAGACACCCTCTCCACGAATAGGGTCATTAATTGCTGCATCGGGACCATCAAGACTGAAGCTGAGATAGTCCAGTTCCTGCGGGCTCACCTGTTCAAGCAGATTATGGAGCAGGTACCCGTTGGAGTCTACGGTTACGGCATAACGCATGGATTTAGCCGCCCTGATGATATCAGCCAGATCCTTATGCATGGTCGGCTCCCCGCCCAAAAGAATCAGGTTGGTCTGCTGCTCTGGACGAGCAAAGAGCTTCAGCCAACGAAGCACTGTTTCCAGGGGTAGGGTCGCAGTCCCATGCTGGTCAGGATTAATGTAACAGTGGCGGCAGCTCAGATTACAGGCGGTGAGAATATGGAAAAAAACATTGCGCTCGCCAGCCTGAAAACCAACGGTTCGGGCTTGAGGTGCAGTACTCATGGATTGGGCTCCAGGCTCTGGGCCATGGTGTAACGGGACAGCAGGCTTTCCTGCCAGTAATCCCCGCTTTGAAAAAACTGTTGAAACAGGCGCAGACTCGCATCACGGCGAACACGATCTATCAGCTCCACCTTCATCTGTGCGTAGAGGGTATTAAGCATGTAAAGCGGTACATTCCCTCCTCCCCCCATGACATCCTCATAGGCCCAGACAAAAGTGCGAATACCAGAAAGAAGCATAGTCGAATAACACATGAGGCAGGGCTCAAGAGTCGAGTAGACGGTAACCTGACTTAAATCCAGCTGAGGTTGCTCTTTAATCAATCTCCGCAGTGTCAACACCTCCGCATGATCGATCTCGTTACGGGTTCCTTCCTGACTGTTTTGCCGGCGTCCTTTGGCGACAACCCTGTCCCCGGCAACCATAACACAGCCCACGGGGAATTCCCCCTCGTCTAAAGCTTTTTCAGCCTCTTCCAGTGCCAGATCCATATAGTCTTCATGTCGGCTCGTCATCGGGGAATCACCATGGTGGGGAAACGTTCTATTCGTTCTTCCAGCCTGTTTTTGTTCAATAAAAAACAGTTATCAGCTATACCACGCCTAAGGAATACTGTCAAAAAAGAGTAGGTGATCATAAGAGATCGCTTACCCCCACAGGTCTTACATTGAGCGCCCAAACTTTAGAATATTCTTTGGAATCGTCATGGAAGTATCAGGCTGAACCCAGTCATGCCCTCGATCAACACAGGGGAGGTACACCAAATGGACCATGGTCTCGGTGAGACGCACCTGGGGGAGATGGGGGTAGATATTTTTGGCACTTGCAGTGCAAGTAGCCAACATGACTTTCACGGCCTGCCTCGCCTCGTTTGCAGGCAACGTGACCGGAAAACGGTTTGCTACAGAGCTCCCCTTCTCAGGACAGAGCAGCCATTGCCCCAAGGTGACCTGACGCCCGGCCTGAAGAAAATTTTTGGGCCGTAACTTCATTGCTGGCATCCAAAAACTCATGGCCCGCTCCCGCCATCTGGGGCGTGGCAGCATGGGCTGATTGGTCCGGATGATAAAATCTGCAAAACTATAGATGGAAAGTACAGGAATATGGGCCGTAATTTTCCAGAATGGTAGATAGAGATGTGCCTCTTTTCCTCCCGGCTGTTGATACCAGTCGATACGGGTAAACCCCTCACTCCCGAGACTCCAGGCTGTATCACAGGTATCGCAAAGCAGCACCTGGCTGTTCCCGGCGCCCTCCATCATATCCCCGCAGTGAGGGCATGTACTGGCTTTAAACTGGACTGCCCAAGAACCGCTATACGGTTTGCCTTTGACCAGATAATCGGCTAAATGGGTCATATCTCCCAACCGGTAGCCATTAATCGCATCTCTCAGCTCACTGTCAGCAAGGGCGATGGGAAGATAAATATAACTCAGACTTTCACCGATATAGGCACGGTGATAAAATCCCAGTTTGTGCATGGCATCAAGCTCACCGACTGAAGCTGCCTTTTCCAGGATGGTATTGGCGCGAATGGACTGCGGCAGATAGCGGTTGAGCTCTTCAGGAGCTAGCCGGTGTAAGCCCATGGCCTGAGGGCGTAGTCCCAAGGATGGGGGCAGACCTGGCATGGGAGTGGCCACCTGCGTGGTATCGATGATTCGGTGCTCTATTCCCTGATCTGAAACAAGAAAAATGGTGCCCTTAAAACGCAGGTAGGGCGCAAAAAGCATCCCCTCTCCTCTCTCCTTCTGGGCATAGGGCAGCACATAACGAAATGGTCCCTGAGCTTGTAACACATTGCAACTTCCGCAATAGTCACAATGTAAAACCTGATCTGACTCAGTAAAATTTGCAGGAGCCCCACACTGGGGGCAACCTTGTGCTACAGGATAATTCATCTCACAGGGCCAAGACTGTAGCTTAGCTCAGCTTATCGCCGCACTGGTTGCAAAACAGGGCTCCAGGCAGGTTGGTCGTCCCGCAATGCGGACAAAGTATCTCTGGGGTACGCTCTTCGGTTCGCTGACCGCACCGTGGACAGAAAAGAGCATTGGGAGGCAAGTTTTTCCCGCAATTTGCACACTCCTGGCTTACGAGTTGCTGATGTCCGCAAAAGGGGCAGAAACGTGCCTTGATCGGAATGAGATTCTCACATTCCTGACAGGGGACCTCATTTTGGCTGGTACGTACGGCCTTGCCTGGTTGGGGTTGTAGCTGGCCAAACATGGCCGGCATCATCATTCCCAAGCCAAGACCCATTCCGGCACCAGCCTCCCCCCCTGCCCCGGCAGCCTTTTCCATGGCCATAGCGGCCTTCATCCGCACAAAATTATCCATA
Coding sequences within it:
- a CDS encoding response regulator, whose amino-acid sequence is MKKPLLIIEDNAQNLYMMQFLLEKSGFTILSAMDGNKGVETALCCTPLAILLDIQLPGMDGYAVATELKRHQELSEVPIIAVTSYAMVGDREQILAAGATGYIEKPINPETFVSEICSYFPPDWNTDGAL
- a CDS encoding ATP-binding protein; this encodes MIFSTVRSHHGCLPVLLLLCVFFCTGTALATEQPLVVRVGLYENPPKIFTQDGQPAGIFVDIIEEIARKEGWQLRYLSGTWAKNLDRLEHAEIDLMPDMAYSAERDRLYAFPQVPALSSWFQVYAPHGHKIHSILDLNHKRIMVLERSIQETAFERLRKGFALECELIQVGDYKSMFERVQKGEADVAVTNRFYGMMNGRAYGLEDTSVVFEPSDLYYAAAEGDPKHLLPILDRYLSQLKSNPNSLYYQSVLRWTSQKVNFHWPLWLKIGGGVGIGVLLFSLLGGVLLKYQVNVRTRELRKVNQDMEARIRERTAELATITREQISIFESAGVGIIMLRDRVIVRCNPKMTEMTGYGYDELIGMSTRMWYGSQQAFEQASYQVYAQLARGETHRRSQQVTRKDGTVFWARLSLRAFDESNPKDGAVAILEDISEERRAAETLRRAMEKAQEADRTKSAFLATMSHELRTPLNSIIGFTGILVQGLAGPLNEEQNKQLRMVQKSSRHLLSLINDVLDISKIEAGELELSLDCFELHSVLLHVLSLVRPLAEEKGLMLEFPGEQCLGSINTDKRRFEQILINLLNNAIKFTEQGSVLLTCQDQGDTVILNIKDTGIGMEKRELKRIFHPFHQVESGLARKHEGTGLGLAICQRLARQMGGAITVTSTQGQGSTFTLVLPQKGTRDPHQEEHA
- a CDS encoding radical SAM protein, with the translated sequence MSTAPQARTVGFQAGERNVFFHILTACNLSCRHCYINPDQHGTATLPLETVLRWLKLFARPEQQTNLILLGGEPTMHKDLADIIRAAKSMRYAVTVDSNGYLLHNLLEQVSPQELDYLSFSLDGPDAAINDPIRGEGVFDICTQNLKKAVTLGFNTSLIYTVSGLNIDQLHRMPALLEELGVRRFFIQVIGLRGNPAQTKPEGERNWQVDPKQWLSVVPQVAADAASRGIHVTYPKVYLEPDELFQCAGMVAENFFIFPNGRVYQCPLCEDHPIHSYEIHNNQLLHRSGLNEDRFFPLTIPEGCVMNKLLQPDNIAYAKDGAPLHRISCCLLKQEMCP
- a CDS encoding nucleoside deaminase — protein: MTSRHEDYMDLALEEAEKALDEGEFPVGCVMVAGDRVVAKGRRQNSQEGTRNEIDHAEVLTLRRLIKEQPQLDLSQVTVYSTLEPCLMCYSTMLLSGIRTFVWAYEDVMGGGGNVPLYMLNTLYAQMKVELIDRVRRDASLRLFQQFFQSGDYWQESLLSRYTMAQSLEPNP